One Pygocentrus nattereri isolate fPygNat1 chromosome 23, fPygNat1.pri, whole genome shotgun sequence genomic window carries:
- the glipr2 gene encoding uncharacterized protein glipr2 isoform X1, with amino-acid sequence MAGSSFEREFLQAHNTYRKQHGATPLTINRDLCHSAQAWAEHLLSIKTLKHSKADYGENLYYTWSSMPKTLKGCEAVDSWYSEIKDYNFKKPGFTSGTGHFTQVVWKDTKEVGFGVATDGAAIFVVGQYLPAGNITNPGYFEKNVLPSSSPVDIKSITSGPAGGSGQALGGLSIQSNKIPSQSGLAEKGSSGNKNSSFEREFLQIHNTYRKQHGAPPLTINHDLCRSAQAWAENLLSIKTLKHSKADYGENLYYTWSSVPKTLTGREAVDSWYSEIKDYNFKKPGFTSGTGHFTQVVWKDTEEVGFGLATDGAAIFVVGQYLPAGNITNPGYFEKNVLPAGSTVDLKSTNTGPVDGIGQAFGGLSIQSNKTEKGDESKNLVQFPSQLLAAMNHYRQRHGVHPLSQCPVLSKEAKEWAAHLVSIKTLKNSKKGHGETMSYKWTSTLTAPTGEEVAEGWYKESSKYNFSTPTFQSGTGNFTQMVWKSSERAGVGIATDEKGLFITVVFYEPAGNITNPGYFQDNVTPAGK; translated from the exons ATGGCAG GCAGCAGCTTTGAGAGGGAGTTCCTGCAGGCTCACAACACTTACCGCAAGCAGCATGGTGCCACACCCCTCACTATTAACCGTGATTTGTGTCATTCTGCCCAAGCATGGGCAGAGCACCTGTTGTCAATCAAAACTCTCAAGCACAGCAAAGCTGACTATGGAGAAAACCTGTATTATACTTGGAGCTCAATGCCCAAAACCCTTAAAG GGTGTGAGGCAGTGGACAGCTGGTACAGTGAAATTAAAGACTACAACTTTAAGAAACCTGGATTCACCTCTGGAACAG GCCACTTTACTCAGGTGGTATGGAAGGACACCAAGGAGGTGGGCTTTGGGGTTGCCACAGATGGTGCTGCAATCTTTGTGGTGGGCCAGTACCTTCCAGCAGGCAACATCACCAACCCTGGCTATTTTGAGAAGAATGTCTTACCATCAAGTTCCCCTGTAGACATAAAGTCAATCACCTCTG GTCCAGCAGGTGGCAGTGGACAAGCACTTGGTGGACTCAGTATTCAGTCTAACAAGATTCCATCGCAATCTGGCCTTGCTGAAAAAGGATCATCAGGGAACAAGA ACAGCAGCTTTGAGAGGGAGTTCCTGCAGATTCACAACACTTACCGGAAGCAGCATGGTGCCCCACCACTCACTATAAATCATGATTTGTGTCGCTCTGCCCAAGCATGGGCAGAGAAcctgctgtcaatcaaaactCTCAAGCACAGCAAAGCTGACTATGGAGAAAACCTGTATTACACTTGGAGCTCAGTGCCCAAAACCCTTACAG GGCGTGAGGCAGTGGACAGCTGGTACAGTGAAATTAAAGACTACAACTTCAAGAAGCCTGGATTCACCTCTGGAACAG GCCATTTTACTCAGGTGGTATGGAAGGACACTGAGGAGGTGGGGTTTGGGCTGGCCACAGATGGTGCTGCAATCTTTGTTGTGGGCCAATACCTTCCAGCAGGCAACATCACCAACCCTGGCTATTTTGAGAAGAACGTCCTACCAGCAGGTTCCACTGTAGACCTTAAATCAACAAACACGG GTCCAGTAGATGGCATTGGACAAGCATTTGGTGGACTCAGCATTCAGTCAAACAAGACTGAAAAAGGTGACGAGA GTAAGAATTTGGTTCAGTTCCCAAGCCAACTGTTGGCGGCAATGAACCATTACCGTCAGCGCCATGGGGTGCACCCTCTCTCACAGTGCCCTGTCCTCTCTAAAGAGGCAAAGGAATGGGCAGCTCACCTGGTGAGCATTAAAACCCTGAAGAACAGCAAGAAAGGCCATGGAGAGACCATGTCATACAAATGGACGTCTACTTTGACAGCACCTACCG GTGAAGAGGTTGCTGAGGGGTGGTACAAGGAAAGCTCAAAGTACAACTTTTCCACACCTACCTTTCAAAGTGGAACTG GAAACTTCACTCAGATGGTATGGAAGTCTTCAGAGCGTGCTGGAGTTGGGATAGCAACAGATGAGAAGGGCTTGTTCATCACCGTGGTCTTTTATGAGCCAGCTGGCAATATCACCAACCCTGGCTACTTTCAGGACAATGT
- the glipr2 gene encoding uncharacterized protein glipr2 isoform X2, producing MAGSSFEREFLQAHNTYRKQHGATPLTINRDLCHSAQAWAEHLLSIKTLKHSKADYGENLYYTWSSMPKTLKGCEAVDSWYSEIKDYNFKKPGFTSGTGHFTQVVWKDTKEVGFGVATDGAAIFVVGQYLPAGNITNPGYFEKNVLPSSSPVDIKSITSGPAGGSGQALGGLSIQSNKIPSQSGLAEKGSSGNKNSSFEREFLQIHNTYRKQHGAPPLTINHDLCRSAQAWAENLLSIKTLKHSKADYGENLYYTWSSVPKTLTGREAVDSWYSEIKDYNFKKPGFTSGTGHFTQVVWKDTEEVGFGLATDGAAIFVVGQYLPAGNITNPGYFEKNVLPAGSTVDLKSTNTGPVDGIGQAFGGLSIQSNKTEKGKNLVQFPSQLLAAMNHYRQRHGVHPLSQCPVLSKEAKEWAAHLVSIKTLKNSKKGHGETMSYKWTSTLTAPTGEEVAEGWYKESSKYNFSTPTFQSGTGNFTQMVWKSSERAGVGIATDEKGLFITVVFYEPAGNITNPGYFQDNVTPAGK from the exons ATGGCAG GCAGCAGCTTTGAGAGGGAGTTCCTGCAGGCTCACAACACTTACCGCAAGCAGCATGGTGCCACACCCCTCACTATTAACCGTGATTTGTGTCATTCTGCCCAAGCATGGGCAGAGCACCTGTTGTCAATCAAAACTCTCAAGCACAGCAAAGCTGACTATGGAGAAAACCTGTATTATACTTGGAGCTCAATGCCCAAAACCCTTAAAG GGTGTGAGGCAGTGGACAGCTGGTACAGTGAAATTAAAGACTACAACTTTAAGAAACCTGGATTCACCTCTGGAACAG GCCACTTTACTCAGGTGGTATGGAAGGACACCAAGGAGGTGGGCTTTGGGGTTGCCACAGATGGTGCTGCAATCTTTGTGGTGGGCCAGTACCTTCCAGCAGGCAACATCACCAACCCTGGCTATTTTGAGAAGAATGTCTTACCATCAAGTTCCCCTGTAGACATAAAGTCAATCACCTCTG GTCCAGCAGGTGGCAGTGGACAAGCACTTGGTGGACTCAGTATTCAGTCTAACAAGATTCCATCGCAATCTGGCCTTGCTGAAAAAGGATCATCAGGGAACAAGA ACAGCAGCTTTGAGAGGGAGTTCCTGCAGATTCACAACACTTACCGGAAGCAGCATGGTGCCCCACCACTCACTATAAATCATGATTTGTGTCGCTCTGCCCAAGCATGGGCAGAGAAcctgctgtcaatcaaaactCTCAAGCACAGCAAAGCTGACTATGGAGAAAACCTGTATTACACTTGGAGCTCAGTGCCCAAAACCCTTACAG GGCGTGAGGCAGTGGACAGCTGGTACAGTGAAATTAAAGACTACAACTTCAAGAAGCCTGGATTCACCTCTGGAACAG GCCATTTTACTCAGGTGGTATGGAAGGACACTGAGGAGGTGGGGTTTGGGCTGGCCACAGATGGTGCTGCAATCTTTGTTGTGGGCCAATACCTTCCAGCAGGCAACATCACCAACCCTGGCTATTTTGAGAAGAACGTCCTACCAGCAGGTTCCACTGTAGACCTTAAATCAACAAACACGG GTCCAGTAGATGGCATTGGACAAGCATTTGGTGGACTCAGCATTCAGTCAAACAAGACTGAAAAAG GTAAGAATTTGGTTCAGTTCCCAAGCCAACTGTTGGCGGCAATGAACCATTACCGTCAGCGCCATGGGGTGCACCCTCTCTCACAGTGCCCTGTCCTCTCTAAAGAGGCAAAGGAATGGGCAGCTCACCTGGTGAGCATTAAAACCCTGAAGAACAGCAAGAAAGGCCATGGAGAGACCATGTCATACAAATGGACGTCTACTTTGACAGCACCTACCG GTGAAGAGGTTGCTGAGGGGTGGTACAAGGAAAGCTCAAAGTACAACTTTTCCACACCTACCTTTCAAAGTGGAACTG GAAACTTCACTCAGATGGTATGGAAGTCTTCAGAGCGTGCTGGAGTTGGGATAGCAACAGATGAGAAGGGCTTGTTCATCACCGTGGTCTTTTATGAGCCAGCTGGCAATATCACCAACCCTGGCTACTTTCAGGACAATGT